The Fusobacterium pseudoperiodonticum DNA window ACTTGGTTTCATAGGAGGACTTTTAGGAGTTGGATTAGGTTTTGTGTTTGCACAAGAAGTTAGTTTAAGCGTGTTTGGTAGGGCAATAGAATTTCAATGGTTATTTGCTCCTATAACTATTATTGTGTCTATGATTATAACAACATTGGCTTGTCTATATCCTGTTAAAAAGGCAATGGAAATTGAGCCAGCATTGGTATTAAAAGGAGAGTAGAATATGGATAATCGTGAAGTTTTATTAGAAGTAAAAAACGTTTCTAAAATATATGGTGATTTGCATGCTTTAAAAGAAGTAAGTTTCCAAGTAAGAAAAGGTGAATGGGTTGCTATAATGGGGTCATCAGGTTCAGGTAAATCAACTATGATGAATATTATAGGTTGTATGGATAAACCAAGTATAGGAGAAGTTATCTTAGATGGACAAGATATAACAAAAGAAAGTCAAAATTCTTTGACAAAAATAAGAAGGGAAAAAATTGGATTAATATTCCAACAATTCCACTTGATTCCATATCTAACTGCTCTTGAAAATGTAATGGTTGCTCAATACTATCATAGTATTCCTGATGAACAAGAAGCATTACAAGCACTTGAAAGAGTTGGATTAAAAGATAGAGCAAAACATTTACCTAGTCAACTTTCTGGAGGGGAACAACAAAGAGTTTGTATAGCAAGAGCCTTGATAAATAGCCCTGAAATAATTCTTGCTGATGAACCGACAGGAAACCTTGATGAAGTAAATGAAAAAATTGTTATAGATATACTTACACAACTTCATGAAGAAGGTTCAACAATTATTGTTGTAACACATGATTTGGAAGTTGGAGATGTGGCAGAGAGAAAAATAATATTAGAATATGGAAAAATTGTAAATGATATAGATCAAAAACAATTTGGGAAGAAAAAACAATCTTAATAAAAATAGAAAAATAACTTATTACCAATTGGATTGATACGTAGTAAAAAATAGTTCATTGTTAGTGAGTTTTATAAAATTTTCTTTGAGAGATTTTAATAATTTTTAGTTATTCATAGCGATTACTTGCCAGCCTATAATGTTTCAAGAGCTCCACAAAGGCTCTCTCAACATTATAGGACGTCGCAGTAATCTTATTAAAAACAAACTAGTTATTTACTCAAAGAAAATTTAGTATAGATAATTAAGAATGCAATTTCACTTATTTTTTATCTACTTAAAATAAAAATTCTAAATTTTATATAGTTATTTTTCTATTGCATATTTAATCTTATTTTTAGTAACAGTAGATAGGAGGGCAAAATGAAAAAGTATTTATTAGTTGGAATGGTAGTAGCGTTATCTTTATTGACAGCTTGTGGAAAAAAAGATTTTTCTAAGATGACTTTTAATGATGGGGAATACCAAGGGCATTTTAGCAATGATGACAAGGATCACCCAAGTACAGCTGATGTTGTTCTTACAATACAAGATGGAAAAATAGTAGCTTGTACTGCTGAGTTCAGAGATGGAAAAGGAAATATAAAAGGCGATGACTACGGAAAAGAAGCAGGAGATGAAAAATATAGAAAGGCTCAAATAGCTGTTGAAGGTTTTTCAACTTATGCTGATAAGTTAGTAGAAGTACAAGATCCAAATGAAGTTGATGCTGTATCAGGTGCAACTGTTTCTAACAAAGAATTTAAAGAAGCAGTATGGGATGCACTAGAAAAAGCTAAAAAATAAGAAATTAAAGGTAGAGGAAACGATTAGAAATAATTTTAGATACGGGAAGGAAGATTTTAAATGAAAAAAAACATTTTAGAAAAATTAGCTCTAATTTTATCAGTAATATTATTTTTAGTTCCTAAGTACATTGCACCAGTATGTGGACCAAAGGAAGATGGCTCTCACATGGCTTGTTATTTTAGTGGAAATGCTGTAATGAAACTAGCTGTGGCAATATTTATTATAACTTTAGTTATGATTTTACTTTCAAAAGTGAAAATTGTAAAAATAATAGGAGCTGTAGCAACTATAGTTTTATCAGCTTATGTATATTTAGTACCTCATGGAATGTCAGGACTTCAAAATGAAATGGGAAAACCATTTGGAGTTTGTAAAATAGATACAATGCATTGTCATGTACATCACACTTTTGAAATAGCAACAGGTATAGCAGTTGTAATAGGACTTTTAATGGTATTCAGTTTAATCTCTACTTTTTTAAAGAAGGAAGACTAGAAAATGAGTAAAAGAATAGATGCAAATAGTTTAGCCATGGAGAATATAAGGCAAAGAAAAACTAGAAGCACTTGTATGATATTATTGGTTGCATTATTCAGTATTATAGTATATATGGGGTCTATGTTCTCACTTAGTTTAAGTAGAGGTTTAGAAAGTTTATCTGATAGGCTAGGAGCAGATGTAATAGTTGTCCCAGCAGGATATAAGGCAGAAATTGAGAGTGTTCTTCTAAAGGGAGAACCCTCAACTTTTTATCTGCCAGCAGATACTATGGATAAATTAAAAAAATTCGATGAGATAGAAAAGATGACAGCACAAACTTATGTGGCAACTCTTTCTGCTTCTTGTTGCTCATATCCTGTTCAAATAATAGGAATAGATATAGATACAGATTTTTTAATCTATCCTTGGATAACTCATAATATTGATAAGGAATTAAAAGATGGAGAAGCTATTGTTGGTAGC harbors:
- a CDS encoding FMN-binding protein; this translates as MKKYLLVGMVVALSLLTACGKKDFSKMTFNDGEYQGHFSNDDKDHPSTADVVLTIQDGKIVACTAEFRDGKGNIKGDDYGKEAGDEKYRKAQIAVEGFSTYADKLVEVQDPNEVDAVSGATVSNKEFKEAVWDALEKAKK
- a CDS encoding ABC transporter ATP-binding protein, which produces MDNREVLLEVKNVSKIYGDLHALKEVSFQVRKGEWVAIMGSSGSGKSTMMNIIGCMDKPSIGEVILDGQDITKESQNSLTKIRREKIGLIFQQFHLIPYLTALENVMVAQYYHSIPDEQEALQALERVGLKDRAKHLPSQLSGGEQQRVCIARALINSPEIILADEPTGNLDEVNEKIVIDILTQLHEEGSTIIVVTHDLEVGDVAERKIILEYGKIVNDIDQKQFGKKKQS
- a CDS encoding DUF4418 family protein, with translation MKKNILEKLALILSVILFLVPKYIAPVCGPKEDGSHMACYFSGNAVMKLAVAIFIITLVMILLSKVKIVKIIGAVATIVLSAYVYLVPHGMSGLQNEMGKPFGVCKIDTMHCHVHHTFEIATGIAVVIGLLMVFSLISTFLKKED